A part of Chitinimonas koreensis genomic DNA contains:
- a CDS encoding sugar ABC transporter ATP-binding protein: protein MKLAAIPSALPSAVRSGEPVLSLHGVTKRFPGVLALDGVDFALRRGEVHAVCGENGAGKSTLMKVMSGLYQPDAGRIVHRGAERRFGSTLDAQRAGIAMIHQELNLVPRLSVAENLFLAREPRRAGFIDRAKLRRDARHWLDRLGLALRPEQLVATLSVAQQQMVEIGKALSLDAEVLIMDEPTSSLTESETERLFALIHALRRDGVGIVYISHRLDEMARIVDRVTVLRDGRRVASDDFAATSVDRIVAAMVGRPLQDHFPPRRSVPTAEVLLSVEGLRRAPDFGPVDFELRRGEILGFAGLMGAGRSEVARAVFGADRRDAGTVKLAGKPLRIASPVDAIAAGLAYLSEDRKADGLSIKLPVAHNVTQARMGAVSGRLGFIRANEELAVAQRYIDVLGIKTPSPLQVARLLSGGNQQKVAIAKWLFRESRVIFFDEPTRGIDVGAKFAIYQLMDQLAAQGIGVVLISSELPEILGLTDRVAVFHEGRIAATLATRDTSQEEIMQYASGRRAAPPPSGPHAP, encoded by the coding sequence ATGAAGCTCGCTGCCATCCCGTCCGCCTTGCCGTCCGCCGTCCGGTCCGGCGAACCGGTGCTCTCGCTGCACGGCGTGACCAAGCGCTTCCCCGGCGTGCTGGCGCTCGACGGCGTCGACTTCGCGCTGCGGCGCGGCGAGGTGCATGCCGTCTGCGGCGAGAACGGCGCCGGCAAGTCGACGCTGATGAAGGTGATGAGCGGGCTGTACCAGCCCGACGCCGGCCGCATCGTCCACCGCGGCGCCGAGCGCCGCTTCGGCTCGACGCTGGATGCCCAGCGCGCCGGCATCGCGATGATCCACCAGGAGCTGAACCTGGTGCCGCGGCTGTCGGTGGCCGAGAACCTGTTCCTGGCGCGCGAACCGCGCCGCGCCGGTTTCATCGACCGGGCGAAGCTGCGTCGCGACGCCCGGCACTGGCTCGACCGGCTCGGCCTCGCGCTGCGGCCCGAACAGCTGGTGGCCACGCTGTCGGTGGCGCAGCAGCAGATGGTCGAGATCGGCAAGGCGCTGTCGCTCGACGCCGAGGTGCTGATCATGGACGAGCCGACCTCGTCGCTGACCGAGTCCGAGACCGAGCGCCTGTTCGCGCTGATCCACGCGCTGCGCCGGGACGGCGTCGGCATCGTCTACATCTCGCACCGGCTCGACGAGATGGCCCGCATCGTCGACCGCGTCACCGTGCTGCGCGACGGCCGCCGCGTCGCCAGCGACGATTTCGCCGCCACCTCGGTCGACCGCATCGTCGCGGCGATGGTCGGCCGGCCCCTGCAGGACCACTTTCCGCCGCGCCGCTCGGTGCCGACCGCCGAGGTGCTGCTGTCGGTCGAGGGTCTGCGCCGCGCGCCGGACTTCGGGCCGGTCGACTTCGAATTGCGGCGCGGCGAGATCCTCGGCTTCGCCGGCCTGATGGGCGCCGGCCGCAGCGAGGTCGCCCGGGCGGTGTTCGGCGCCGACCGCCGCGACGCCGGCACGGTGAAGCTGGCCGGCAAGCCGTTGCGCATCGCGTCGCCGGTCGACGCCATCGCGGCCGGGCTCGCCTACCTGTCGGAAGACCGCAAGGCCGACGGGCTGTCGATCAAGCTGCCGGTCGCCCACAACGTCACCCAGGCGCGCATGGGCGCGGTGTCCGGCCGGCTCGGCTTCATCCGCGCGAACGAGGAGCTGGCGGTGGCGCAGCGCTACATCGACGTGCTCGGCATCAAGACGCCGTCGCCGCTCCAGGTGGCCAGGCTGTTGTCGGGCGGCAACCAGCAGAAGGTGGCGATCGCCAAGTGGCTGTTCCGCGAGTCGCGGGTGATCTTCTTCGACGAGCCCACCCGCGGCATCGACGTCGGCGCCAAGTTCGCCATCTACCAGCTGATGGACCAACTGGCGGCGCAGGGCATCGGCGTGGTGCTGATCAGCTCGGAGCTGCCCGAGATTCTCGGCCTGACCGACCGCGTCGCGGTGTTCCACGAGGGCCGCATCGCCGCGACGCTCGCGACGCGCGACACCAGCCAGGAAGAAATCATGCAGTACGCCTCGGGCCGCCGCGCCGCGCCGCCGCCGTCCGGGCCGCACGCCCCGTAG